A window of Campylobacter pinnipediorum subsp. pinnipediorum contains these coding sequences:
- a CDS encoding NADH dehydrogenase — protein MKFKEFKKAKTLSLANLLSLSNLKLANELKECEFKYISCLNDEILGSKNLIKCEIGSISYVLALLCKYTLDIKDEYFDGLDEGYLSGECSVGEEEFDELKEWMKDVKNIIIDSSFFTHPDSKMLFEFLNLFDIDIVLADGEASEIKIDKKFTELKELDGYDGSVIYQYISQDSFVKGGTSFAIASKVKGKDNIFLKAEDFELNADFILDTTLKGTIAFVPVKKVNGYNFRLVRVQKI, from the coding sequence TTGAAATTTAAAGAATTTAAGAAAGCAAAAACTTTAAGCTTGGCAAATTTATTATCTTTATCAAATTTAAAACTAGCCAATGAGCTTAAAGAGTGTGAGTTTAAGTATATTTCTTGTTTAAATGATGAAATTTTAGGAAGCAAAAATCTAATAAAATGCGAAATAGGAAGCATTAGCTATGTATTAGCGTTGCTTTGTAAATACACATTAGATATCAAAGATGAGTATTTTGATGGATTAGATGAAGGCTATTTGAGCGGTGAATGTAGTGTTGGGGAAGAAGAATTTGATGAGTTAAAAGAGTGGATGAAAGATGTAAAAAATATAATTATAGACTCTTCATTCTTTACTCATCCTGACTCTAAAATGCTTTTTGAGTTTTTGAACTTGTTTGATATTGATATAGTTTTAGCTGATGGCGAAGCTAGTGAGATAAAAATTGATAAAAAATTTACCGAGTTAAAAGAGCTTGATGGTTATGATGGTAGTGTTATTTATCAGTATATTTCGCAAGACTCTTTTGTAAAAGGTGGCACAAGCTTTGCTATTGCAAGTAAGGTAAAAGGTAAGGATAATATTTTTTTAAAAGCAGAAGATTTTGAGCTTAATGCCGATTTTATACTAGATACAACTTTAAAAGGAACGATAGCTTTTGTGCCTGTAAAAAAGGTAAATGGATATAATTTTAGGTTGGTTAGAGTCCAAAAGATATAA
- a CDS encoding tetratricopeptide repeat protein translates to MNKILLFLFCPFLLFAFTISLNSGIENKKSYSVLKISDDKEFECVEQILAYNTKRYACMLDDNGMMDIQDVELDLMDINYKKQDGKFFIVVLPKANSRLINTENKLYFDTNVKTNKSKTSKQFDIVVDPNLKEFDETLPNGVNFAPNFDLLLRPNVGALDFNKAPIEGFDSNDIDIYIGIKKSYDNKSYNKVIDDTQIAIQRHPKSIFAGEFLLYRLRAMDKIFETKDEYEELTPENIVQEGKAWMRKFVSDDNYPEVLYMVARAYIKDNILSDAKYMIDILLNEHPKSVFTSLAILDYADAVYNNGKDKDALKLYENVLYATDNINIASRAALSLTNKSIEKEKIQDAKKYVLKILNSNNDYFLKDKQKAFDLAGVFARNKMPEISAKIYEILVKNTGKIDHLYEVSLKNLGIELAKDNQTKEAYKYLNKYQDEFKYGDYVSEVQTAMDNLFFKLDENNATKLREHYKELMKKYQNADIGKKALLSLMDLNIKERKFKQNLEYAVLVKDLNQTKGIEYLKTSAFELAKDSIRQNDCQDVVKLIENYDVNRLELAQFKLYECLNRTARFKDALNLAQTHIYDNDLEDRVEWLVNLSDSYYKTKDYENSIKAANDAISLGASVEHSDPTPALFFRFYSLLELDRFSEAIATLQVMDEIRGQDFKLIEAYDKVSKYAFYKNDFANANIYSKKALALQNGVRINTFTPELNFIYASSSLKLDHISDALDEAKYILSLRLKPEERSRALNLISTVYIQQKKPQLAKQYLTECVNTNIQSSYKSLCEAQLNLIK, encoded by the coding sequence ATGAATAAAATTTTATTATTTTTATTTTGCCCATTTTTGCTTTTTGCTTTTACTATTAGTTTAAATAGTGGTATTGAAAATAAAAAATCTTATAGTGTCTTAAAGATTAGTGATGATAAAGAATTTGAGTGTGTTGAACAAATTTTGGCTTATAACACAAAAAGATATGCTTGTATGTTGGATGATAATGGCATGATGGACATACAAGATGTTGAACTTGATCTTATGGATATAAACTACAAAAAACAAGATGGAAAGTTTTTTATAGTTGTCTTGCCAAAGGCAAACTCAAGACTTATAAACACCGAAAATAAGTTGTATTTTGATACTAACGTTAAGACAAATAAAAGCAAAACTTCAAAACAATTTGATATTGTTGTGGATCCAAATTTAAAAGAGTTTGATGAAACATTACCAAATGGTGTAAACTTCGCTCCAAATTTTGATTTGCTTTTAAGACCAAATGTAGGAGCTTTGGATTTTAATAAGGCTCCTATTGAAGGTTTTGATAGCAATGATATAGATATCTATATAGGGATAAAAAAATCTTATGATAACAAAAGCTATAATAAGGTCATAGATGATACGCAAATAGCCATACAGCGCCATCCAAAAAGTATTTTTGCTGGTGAGTTTTTGCTTTATAGATTAAGAGCTATGGATAAAATCTTTGAAACAAAAGATGAATACGAAGAGCTTACTCCTGAAAATATCGTTCAAGAAGGCAAGGCTTGGATGAGAAAATTTGTATCAGATGATAATTACCCTGAAGTTTTGTATATGGTGGCAAGGGCATACATAAAAGACAATATTCTTAGTGATGCAAAATATATGATAGATATACTTTTAAATGAGCATCCAAAGTCTGTTTTTACTTCTCTTGCGATACTTGATTATGCTGATGCTGTTTATAATAATGGTAAAGACAAAGATGCATTAAAGCTTTATGAGAATGTGCTTTATGCAACAGATAATATAAATATAGCAAGTCGCGCAGCTTTAAGCTTAACTAACAAAAGCATAGAAAAAGAAAAAATACAAGATGCAAAGAAATATGTGCTTAAAATTCTAAACTCAAATAATGATTATTTTTTAAAGGATAAACAAAAAGCATTTGACTTAGCTGGTGTTTTTGCAAGAAATAAAATGCCAGAAATATCAGCTAAGATATATGAAATTTTAGTAAAAAACACTGGAAAAATAGATCATTTATATGAAGTATCTTTGAAAAATTTAGGTATAGAACTCGCAAAAGACAATCAAACAAAAGAGGCTTACAAATACCTAAATAAATATCAAGATGAGTTTAAATATGGTGATTACGTAAGCGAAGTGCAAACCGCAATGGACAATCTGTTTTTCAAGCTTGATGAAAACAATGCTACAAAATTAAGAGAGCATTATAAAGAACTTATGAAAAAATATCAAAATGCAGATATAGGTAAAAAAGCTTTACTCTCTCTTATGGATTTAAATATTAAAGAAAGAAAATTTAAGCAAAATTTGGAGTATGCCGTTTTGGTTAAAGACTTAAATCAAACAAAAGGCATTGAATATCTAAAAACATCAGCATTTGAACTTGCAAAAGACAGTATAAGACAAAATGATTGTCAAGATGTTGTAAAGCTGATTGAAAATTATGATGTAAATAGGCTTGAATTAGCTCAATTTAAACTATATGAATGTCTTAATAGAACAGCTAGGTTTAAAGATGCATTAAATTTAGCACAAACACATATTTATGATAATGATTTAGAAGATAGGGTTGAGTGGCTTGTAAATTTGAGTGATAGTTACTATAAGACTAAGGATTATGAAAACAGCATAAAAGCTGCAAATGATGCTATCTCTTTGGGTGCTAGTGTTGAGCATTCAGATCCAACTCCTGCCTTATTTTTTAGATTTTATTCTCTTTTGGAGCTTGATAGATTTTCTGAAGCCATTGCAACTTTGCAAGTTATGGATGAGATAAGAGGTCAAGATTTTAAGCTTATAGAAGCTTATGATAAAGTTAGTAAATATGCTTTTTATAAGAATGATTTTGCAAATGCAAATATCTATTCAAAAAAGGCATTAGCGCTTCAAAATGGTGTTAGAATAAACACATTTACGCCAGAACTCAACTTTATATATGCCAGTTCGTCTTTAAAATTAGATCATATAAGTGATGCGTTGGATGAAGCAAAATATATACTTAGTTTAAGGCTTAAACCAGAAGAAAGAAGTAGGGCTTTAAACTTAATATCTACTGTTTATATCCAACAAAAAAAACCACAACTTGCTAAGCAATATTTAACAGAATGTGTAAATACAAATATACAAAGTTCATATAAATCTCTTTGTGAAGCTCAATTAAATTTAATAAAATGA
- a CDS encoding autotransporter serine protease has translation MQTAMDNLFFKLDENNATKLREHYKELMKKYQNADIGKKALLSLMDLNIKERKFKQNLEYAVLVKDLNQTKGIEYLNTSAFELVKESVNQILQDKYNDEKKIMNIGVVDTFFYKSKKFEKPNGTSRIEIVQTNEDPQDKQHHGTMVSHTVVNHNEKAKIFALSTGVSRSSNSIAYTSQHYKHLHDDKKVRIFNNSYGLNGTDYGQANTTFGNVAHYAATDSIFIWTAGNDGVLGEEYSNHASPQALYPLLRPNAQNGWITVMAVDDSGDTSKLASYSNKIGNKGKNWGITARGNWDIDLPADECENYSPNGCYKYIEGTSFSAPVVTAAVANVWTKFPWMNNHLVTMTILSSADKPGTKDQTENPDETFGWGILNETRALGGPGRLDKRLLTNKDKHRVTQNLFTVDFDYRNYKDTRKLTWNNDMAGDAGIYKKGTGTLYLGGENTYQGITWIENGAIVVQKSLKNSYVTIEKDGTLLAENHNNTVNIGNGNTYSVTNNGGLLKVYGNGLKINGNYVSKDKGRIAIDIDKSNLEITGTMDMKDNSYILADVENIHSVIGTQTKKRNIVKANEIKNYNGDYKTSNNVSRYIHLSSFYMDKDKQNIWVEYNRKATVHVLQAAGYVTASSLNTAKNFDTALNELAQTQEQNEISATAVRVMNAHANVLPQMIDSLSGEIHASNQNIILKQNQTINRTLSNRIASLMRSYKSGVWFDGVYGESKITKEGYANTLAKTKGTQIGLDGKVTDELTLGLAISKSASKATFDKSAGDIKIENDNVSVYGSYDFLNFYLSGRVGLNDSKNDIKRVVADKNSDVSYNHKTYSAYTELGSFYNVDFVNLNPFIATELNKISRGAFSENLPLGITADKKRYNTYSILAGVRSSFKFNSLTLNSNITHSCAPKPNDFSFDAKFSNMNNNINVKGISQAKHITWLGFGLIYDVNENFTVDFKHDVSIQDGKKDNSVFTLGAFYKF, from the coding sequence GTGCAAACCGCAATGGACAATCTGTTTTTCAAACTTGATGAAAACAATGCTACAAAATTAAGAGAGCATTATAAAGAACTTATGAAAAAATATCAAAATGCAGATATAGGCAAAAAAGCTTTACTCTCTCTTATGGATTTAAATATTAAAGAAAGAAAATTTAAGCAAAATTTGGAGTATGCCGTTTTGGTTAAAGACTTAAATCAAACAAAAGGCATTGAGTATCTAAACACATCAGCGTTTGAGCTTGTAAAAGAAAGCGTAAATCAAATTTTGCAAGATAAGTACAATGACGAAAAAAAGATTATGAATATCGGTGTAGTCGATACTTTCTTTTATAAATCTAAAAAATTTGAAAAACCGAACGGAACATCCAGAATAGAAATAGTGCAAACAAATGAAGATCCGCAAGATAAACAACATCACGGAACAATGGTGTCCCATACAGTTGTGAATCATAATGAAAAAGCCAAAATATTCGCCCTTTCGACAGGGGTATCTAGAAGTAGCAATTCGATTGCCTATACTTCACAACATTACAAACATTTACATGACGATAAAAAAGTTAGAATTTTTAACAATTCATATGGTCTTAATGGCACTGATTACGGACAAGCAAATACAACATTTGGAAATGTTGCCCACTATGCAGCGACAGATAGTATATTCATATGGACTGCTGGAAACGATGGTGTATTGGGAGAAGAATATTCAAATCATGCAAGTCCACAAGCCCTTTATCCTTTATTGAGACCAAATGCTCAAAACGGCTGGATAACCGTTATGGCAGTTGATGATAGTGGGGACACATCTAAACTTGCGAGTTATTCAAACAAAATAGGAAACAAAGGTAAAAATTGGGGTATCACGGCTCGGGGGAATTGGGACATAGACCTACCAGCTGATGAGTGTGAGAACTATAGTCCCAATGGATGTTATAAATATATAGAAGGAACATCATTTTCAGCTCCTGTGGTAACCGCTGCGGTTGCGAATGTATGGACGAAATTCCCATGGATGAATAATCACTTAGTTACTATGACTATCCTATCTAGCGCAGATAAACCAGGCACAAAAGATCAAACAGAAAATCCGGATGAGACATTTGGCTGGGGAATATTAAATGAAACTAGAGCCTTAGGAGGTCCAGGAAGACTAGATAAACGCCTTTTGACAAACAAAGACAAACATAGAGTAACACAAAATTTATTTACAGTTGATTTTGATTATAGAAATTATAAAGATACAAGAAAACTGACTTGGAATAACGATATGGCAGGCGATGCCGGAATATACAAAAAAGGAACTGGAACTTTATACTTAGGAGGAGAAAATACCTATCAAGGTATAACATGGATAGAAAATGGCGCTATAGTTGTCCAAAAATCACTGAAAAATTCTTACGTTACAATAGAAAAAGATGGAACGCTTCTTGCAGAAAATCATAACAACACTGTGAATATAGGCAATGGCAATACATATAGCGTAACAAACAATGGTGGATTGTTAAAGGTATACGGAAATGGTCTTAAAATAAATGGAAACTACGTTTCAAAAGATAAAGGTCGCATAGCCATAGATATCGACAAGTCAAATTTAGAAATTACGGGTACAATGGATATGAAAGATAACTCTTATATCCTAGCCGATGTTGAAAATATCCATTCTGTAATAGGCACTCAAACCAAAAAAAGAAATATAGTAAAAGCAAACGAGATAAAAAACTATAATGGAGATTATAAAACTTCAAATAATGTATCAAGATATATACATTTATCTAGTTTTTATATGGATAAAGATAAGCAAAATATATGGGTCGAATACAACAGAAAAGCTACCGTACACGTATTGCAGGCAGCAGGATACGTAACAGCAAGCTCTTTAAATACAGCTAAAAATTTCGATACGGCTTTAAATGAGCTAGCACAAACTCAAGAACAAAATGAAATTTCAGCTACGGCAGTAAGAGTAATGAATGCACATGCTAACGTACTCCCACAAATGATAGACTCACTCTCAGGAGAAATTCACGCATCAAATCAAAACATAATACTCAAACAAAACCAGACCATAAATCGCACACTAAGCAACAGGATAGCTTCGCTAATGCGCTCTTATAAAAGTGGAGTGTGGTTTGATGGGGTGTATGGTGAGAGCAAAATCACCAAAGAAGGCTACGCAAACACTCTAGCTAAGACAAAAGGAACTCAAATCGGACTAGACGGCAAAGTAACCGATGAGCTAACTCTCGGTCTTGCTATATCAAAAAGCGCTTCAAAAGCTACTTTTGACAAATCAGCAGGTGATATAAAAATAGAAAATGACAATGTTTCGGTGTACGGATCTTATGATTTTTTAAATTTTTATCTCTCTGGCAGAGTTGGACTAAATGATTCAAAAAATGATATAAAAAGGGTTGTTGCGGACAAAAACTCCGATGTATCATACAACCACAAAACTTACTCTGCTTACACTGAGCTAGGAAGTTTTTATAATGTTGATTTTGTGAATTTAAATCCATTTATAGCTACTGAGCTAAATAAAATTTCTCGTGGGGCCTTTAGTGAAAACCTGCCTTTAGGAATTACTGCGGATAAAAAACGCTATAATACATACTCTATATTAGCAGGTGTGAGGTCTAGCTTTAAGTTTAACTCTCTTACGCTAAATTCTAATATCACCCATTCATGCGCTCCAAAACCTAATGATTTTAGCTTTGACGCTAAATTTAGCAATATGAATAACAACATAAATGTAAAAGGTATATCACAAGCCAAACATATAACTTGGCTAGGATTTGGGCTAATTTATGATGTAAATGAAAATTTTACCGTCGACTTTAAGCACGATGTGTCAATACAAGATGGCAAAAAAGATAATAGCGTCTTTACTTTGGGTGCTTTTTATAAATTTTAA
- a CDS encoding 4Fe-4S binding protein — MSKKYRFVICNPELCIGCKACEKACPNAYTLYTLLILVKISNQCRQCERLFLCECLCCNQTLYFHISHIYNFVKIYV, encoded by the coding sequence ATGTCAAAAAAGTATAGGTTTGTGATATGCAATCCAGAGCTTTGTATTGGGTGTAAAGCTTGTGAAAAAGCCTGTCCAAACGCTTACACACTATATACTTTATTGATATTGGTTAAAATATCAAACCAATGTCGTCAGTGCGAACGGCTATTTTTGTGCGAGTGTCTTTGCTGTAATCAGACTTTATATTTTCATATAAGTCATATATATAATTTCGTGAAAATATATGTATAG